In a genomic window of Erigeron canadensis isolate Cc75 chromosome 5, C_canadensis_v1, whole genome shotgun sequence:
- the LOC122599150 gene encoding subtilisin-like protease SBT4.14 encodes MLRNLLSFFGFLVFFIARGHLLGVNGETKDYYIVFLSDQSANQESKASIHIDILSALKGCELEAKESHVHSYTKSFNAFAAKLSESEARELSGMDDVQSVIKNQYRKLHTTRSWDFIGLPQTARRKKLESDIIIGVMDTGITPQSDSFNDDGFGPPPAKWKGSCHHYANFSGCNNKLIGAKYFKLDKNPDPNDILSPVDTDGHGTHTSSTAAGSAVHNAELFGLAKGTARGAVPSARVAMYKVCWASSGCSDMDLLAGFDAAIHDGVDIISISIGGQTGSYTNDTISVASFHAMNKGILTVASAGNDGPRLGSVANHAPWLLTVAASGIDRGFQSTVVLGNGKTVTGIGINGFNPKQKFYPITSGDEVAINSESQEIAGYCLADTLDPGKVKGKLVQCKLGAWGSDSVIKGLGGVGTIIESEVFLDTPQIFMAPATMVNSTVGETIRNYIHTTRSPSAVIYKSEEVKVSAPFIATFSSRGPNPGTKHVLKPDIAAPGVDILASYTPLHTLTGLKGDTQFSKFTIMSGTSMACPHVAGTAAYVKSFHPDWSPAAIKSAIMTSAKPMSSNVNHEAEFAYGVGQLNPTRAISPGLIYDMDNMSYVQFLCHEGYDGSSIASLIGSKTKIICASLLPPLVSEDSINYPTMQLTLRTKKATTTGTFTRTVTNVGHPKITYNAIVRAPKGVNITVEPMTLTFSNAYQTKSFKVTVTAKPNAQTNNLVSGSLIWRSCCYIVRSPIVVYNPQE; translated from the exons ATGTTAAGAAACTTGCTTTCGTTTTTTGGGTTTCTAGTATTTTTCATCGCGAGAGGTCACTTGCTAGGAGTTAACGGAGAAACAAAG GACTATTACATTGTCTTCTTGAGTGATCAATCGGCTAACCAGGAATCCAAGGCAAGCATTCACATTGACATCCTATCGGCATTGAAAGGATG TGAACTCGAAGCAAAAGAGTCACATGTCCATAGCTACACAAAAAGCTTTAACGCATTTGCAGCAAAGCTCTCAGAATCAGAAGCCAGAGAGTTATCTG GTATGGATGATGTGCAATCTGTTATCAAGAATCAGTACCGCAAATTACATACGACAAGATCCTGGGATTTCATAGGATTGCCTCAAACCGCTAGAAGGAAGAAGCTTGAAAGTGACATCATCATTGGTGTTATGGACACAG GAATAACTCCTCAATCAGACAGCTTTAACGATGACGGATTTGGCCCTCCACCTGCAAAATGGAAAGGATCTTGTCATCATTATGCCAACTTTTCTGGATGCAATAA CAAGCTTATAGGTGCCAAGTACTTCAAGTTAGATAAGAATCCCGATCCTAATGACATTCTGTCACCGGTGGACACTGATGGGCATGGAACCCACACGTCATCAACAGCAGCAGGAAGTGCAGTCCATAATGCGGAGCTATTTGGTTTAGCCAAAGGCACAGCTCGTGGGGCTGTTCCATCAGCTAGAGTTGCAATGTACAAGGTCTGTTGGGCTAGCTCAGGTTGCTCCGACATGGACTTGTTAGCAGGCTTTGATGCCGCCATTCATGACGGAGTTGACATTATATCAATCTCAATAGGAGGTCAAACAGGTAGCTACACCAATGATACAATATCTGTGGCGTCATTTCATGCCATGAATAAGGGTATTCTCACTGTGGCTTCGGCTGGGAATGATGGTCCTCGTTTAGGCAGTGTCGCCAACCACGCACCATGGCTTTTGACTGTGGCAGCTAGTGGCATTGATCGAGGGTTCCAGAGCACAGTAGTATTGGGCAATGGGAAGACTGTAACG GGAATTGGAATAAATGGATTCAATCCAAAACAAAAGTTTTATCCAATCACAAGTGGAGATGAAGTGGCCATAAACAGTGAAAGCCAAGAAATTGCAGG GTATTGTCTCGCAGACACGTTGGACCCAGGTAAAGTGAAAGGAAAGCTTGTACAGTGCAAGCTAGGGGCTTGGGGTTCTGATTCAGTTATTAAAGGACTAGGTGGTGTTGGGACCATCATTGAAAGTGAAGTGTTTCTAGATACCCCCCAGATTTTCATGGCACCTGCAACCATGGTGAATTCCACGGTTGGTGAGACTATCCGCAATTACATACACACGACTAG ATCACCATCTGCAGTGATATACAAGTCCGAAGAAGTTAAGGTTTCAGCACCTTTCATTGCTACGTTTTCATCAAGGGGTCCAAATCCAGGAACAAAACATGTACTAAAG CCAGATATTGCAGCACCAGGAGTCGACATCTTGGCATCATACACCCCTCTACATACGCTTACTGGACTTAAAGGTGATACACAGTTCTCAAAATTCACCATCATGTCTGGAACTTCTATGGCTTGTCCACATGTAGCTGGGACCGCTGCCTATGTTAAATCTTTCCATCCAGATTGGTCCCCTGCTGCAATAAAATCAGCTATTATGACTTCTG CAAAACCTATGAGCTCAAACGTCAACCACGAAGCTGAGTTTGCATATGGTGTCGGTCAACTGAACCCTACACGAGCCATAAGTCCAGGGTTAATCTACGATATGGACAACATGTCTTACGTACAGTTCCTATGCCATGAAGGCTATGACGGATCCTCCATAGCCTCTTTAATAGGTTCCAAAACAAAGATCATATGTGCTTCATTACTACCACCCCTAGTCAGTGAAGATTCCATCAACTACCCAACCATGCAACTTACGTTAAGGACCAAAAAAGCGACCACTACAGGGACTTTCACGAGAACCGTGACTAATGTGGGTCATCCTAAAATTACCTACAACGCTATCGTTAGAGCGCCAAAAGGAGTGAACATTACTGTGGAACCAATGACACTCACTTTCTCTAACGCCTATCAAACGAAAAGCTTCAAAGTTACAGTTACTGCAAAACCAAATGCTCAAACAAATAACTTGGTTTCGGGATCATTGATATGGAGAAGCTGTTGTTACATCGTGAGGAGTCCGATCGTTGTTTACAATCCACAAGAATAG
- the LOC122599204 gene encoding phospholipase D gamma 1-like, translating to MDNNYNPYPYGYPAPNSAPYPPPANYPQYPPPSSYPPNSSPYPPPSSYPQYPPPNSAPFSPYGPYQPSAPHPAQPEYGYPSPQPYPGVPGVPPPYQYPGYGYPPPQHHQESSAPPLPPAVIQSNNYHYHHEIGTVDGVGSNVASNRPSFSDDGYSTSSSTPLYPHIDQHFGNLSMSENVPSAPASPPAPAAAAGAVGMATLPPTAPIYQSVSAKYEYDSFHGHRPSDSFSSFEGSLSHSSSLDLSQHPNFGHAPSFIDPNNQQYQMVSLTPSKKALKVLLLHGNLDIWIHEAKNLPNMDMFHKTMGEVFNRLPGNKNKITSDPYVSIAVTTAVIGRTYVISNSENPVWKQHFNVPVAHHAAEVHFLVKDSDVVGSQLIGIVAIPVEQIYSGTRVEGFFPLINTNGKPCKNGAGLGLTIQYFSMDKLSLYHNGVGADPQYFGVPGTYFPLRRAGRVTLYQDAHVHEGSLPDFKLDQGAHYVHGSCWNDIFEAISKARHLIYITGWSVWHKVKLLRGVANASEYTLGELLKLKSQEGVRVLLLVWDDPTSRNILGYKIDGLMATHDEETRNFFKHSSVQVLLVTRMAGKRHSWMKKQEVGAIYTHHQKTVIVDTDAGFGKRRILAFVGGLDLCNGRYDSPQHPLFRTLQTVHAEDFHNPTFTTNLEGCPREPWHDMHSKIDGPAAYDVMTNFEERWLKASKPHGWRKLKTSYDDALLRIERVPDLLGINDQPTLNDQDPEGWHVQIFRSIDSNSVKGFPKDPKEATAKNLVCGKNVMIDMSIHSAYVKAIRSAQHFIYIENQYFIGSSYNWTSYRDLGANNLIPMEIALKISSKIRAHERFAVYIVIPMWPEGVPTGSATQRILFWQNKTMQMMYETINKALVEVGLEGEFSPQDYLNFFCLGNREAIDPLDKLGDESPATGNTPQGLSRKSRRFMIYVHSKGMIVDDEYVIIGSANINQRSMEGTRDTEIAMGAYQPNHTWATKLSNPRGQVYGYRMSLWAEHLGLVDDRFAQPESIECVRHVRSLSEANWKQFAADDVTEMRGHLLKYPVEVDLRGKVKPLPGHENFPDVGGRIVGSFLGIQENLTI from the exons ATGGATAATAATTATAATCCATATCCGTATGGTTACCCTGCCCCTAATTCTGCACCATATCCACCCCCTGCAAATTATCCTCAATATCCACCTCCTTCAAGTTATCCTCCAAATTCATCTCCATATCCACCTCCTTCAAGTTATCCTCAATACCCACCTCCAAATTCAGCTCCTTTTTCGCCATATGGACCGTATCAACCATCAGCACCACATCCTGCTCAGCCAGAGTATGGTTACCCTTCTCCACAACCTTATCCTGGTGTTCCTGGTGTCCCGCCTCCGTATCAGTATCCGGGGTATGGGTACCCCCCACCACAACATCATCAAGAAAGTTCTGCCCCTCCCTTACCACCTGCAGTCATTCAATCAAATAATTATCACTATCACCACGAGATTGGCACTGTTGATGGTGTTGGGAGCAATGTTGCCTCTAACCGCCCTTCGTTTAGTGACGATGGTTATTCGACAAGTAGCTCAACACCCTTATACCCTCATATAGATCAACATTTTGGTAATTTGTCTATGTCGGAGAATGTTCCCTCTGCCCCTGCGTCTCCACCTGCACCAGCTGCGGCTGCAGGTGCGGTAGGAATGGCAACACTACCACCTACTGCTCCAATATATCAAAGTGTGAGTGCGAAATATGAGTATGATAGTTTTCATGGGCATCGTCCTAGTGATTCCTTTTCGAGTTTTGAAGGGTCTCTTTCTCATAGTAGCTCCCTTGATTTGTCTCAACATCCTAACTTTGGACATGCACCTTCATTTATTGATCCGAACAACCAACAATATCAAATGGTTTCGTTAACGCCTTCTAAAAAGGCGTTAAAAGTTTTACTCTTACATGGGAATTTAGATATATGGATTCATGAAGCGAAAAACCTTCCAAATATGGATATGTTTCATAAAACCATGGGGGAAGTTTTTAATAGATTGCCAGgaaacaaaaataagataacTAGTGATCCATACGTCTCTATCGCTGTAACAACTGCAGTGATTGGAAGAACTTACGTCATTAGTAATAGTGAGAATCCTGTTTGGAAGCAACATTTTAACGTCCCTGTTGCACATCATGCTGCTGAAGTTCATTTTCTTGTTAAAGATAGTGATGTTGTCGGGTCTCAGCTTATTGGAATCGTAGCTATTCCCGTTGAACAAATATACTCAGGAACTAGAGTTGAAGGATTTTTTCCACTAATAAATACAAATGGAAAACCGTGTAAGAATGGAGCGGGTTTGGGACTTACAATTCAATACTTTTCAATGGACAAACTGAGCTTATATCATAACGGTGTTGGAGCTGATCCTCAGTATTTTGGAGTTCCGGGAACTTATTTTCCATTGAGGCGAGCTGGAAGGGTGACATTATATCAAGATGCACACGTCCACGAAGGGAGTCTCCCAGATTTCAAGCTTGATCAAGGTGCACACTATGTGCACGGGTCTTGTTGGAACGACATATTTGAAGCAATTAGTAAGGCCCGGCATCTTATCTATATCACAGGATGGTCGGTATGGCACAAAGTAAAATTACTCCGTGGGGTGGCTAATGCATCTGAATATACCCTTGGAGAACTTTTGAAACTGAAATCACAAGAAGGTGTGAGAGTTTTGCTTCTCGTTTGGGATGATCCTACTTCTCGGAACATTTTGGGCTATAAAATA GATGGACTCATGGCTACCCATGATGAAGAAACTCGGAATTTTTTTAAGCATTCTTCAGTTCAGGTACTGCTTGTTACTCGTATGGCTGGAAAAAGACACAGCTGGATGAAGAAGCAG GAAGTTGGTGCTATTTATACACACCACCAGAAAACCGTGATTGTTGATACCGATGCAGGATTTGGTAAAAGAAGAATTCTAGCTTTTGTTGGAGGACTTGACCTATGTAATGGCCGATATGATTCCCCTCAACATCCCTTGTTTAGAACCCTACAGACCGTGCATGCAGAGGACTTCCATAATCCTACTTTCACG ACTAATCTTGAGGGCTGTCCACGAGAACCATGGCACGACATGCATAGTAAAATTGATGGTCCAGCAGCATATGATGTGATGACCAACTTTGAAGAGCGATGGCTAAAGGCTTCAAAACCTCATGGTTGGAGAAAACTGAAGACTTCATATGATGATGCTTTGCTCAGAATAGAAAGAGTGCCAGATCTTTTGGGCATAAATGATCAACCTACCCTTAATGACCAAGACCCGGAAGGGTGGCATGTACAG ATATTCCGTTCAATTGATTCAAACTCCGTTAAAGGTTTCCCAAAGGATCCAAAGGAAGCTACTGCAAAG AATTTGGTATGTGGGAAGAATGTGATGATTGATATGAGCATACATTCGGCGTATGTGAAAGCTATCCGTTCTGCCCAGCATTTCATTTATATCGAGAATCAATACTTTATTGGATCATCATACAACTGGACTTCATATAGAGACTTGG GTGCCAACAATTTGATTCCTATGGAGATAGCACTTAAAATTTCTAGTAAAATCAGAGCACATGAAAGATTTGCTGTATATATTGTCATACCTATGTGGCCGGAGGGTGTCCCTACAGGCTCTGCTACACAACGTATTCTATTTTGGCAG AACAAGACGATGCAAATGATGTATGAGACCATTAACAAGGCTTTGGTAGAAGTTGGGCTCGAGGGGGAATTTTCACCTCAagattatttgaattttttttgtcttgGGAATCGTGAAGCCATTGATCCACTAGATAAGTTAGGGGATGAGAGCCCTGCCACAGGAAATACTCCCCAG GGACTTTCTCGTAAGAGCAGGCGATTCATGATCTATGTTCATTCGAAAGGCATGATAGTTGATGACGAGTATGTAATTATCGGATCTGCAAATATTAATCAACGCTCTATGGAGGGAACACGAGACACAGAGATTGCAATGGGAGCCTACCAACCTAATCATACTTGGGCAACCAAACTATCCAATCCACGAGGGCAG GTATATGGATACCGAATGTCACTTTGGGCCGAGCATCTTGGCCTTGTTGATGACCGTTTTGCGCAGCCAGAATCCATCGAGTGTGTAAGACATGTGAGATCGTTATCTGAAGCTAACTGGAAGCAATTCGCAGCTGATGATGTAACAGAAATGAGGGGCCATCTTTTGAAATATCCTGTTGAGGTGGATCTAAGAGGCAAGGTAAAACCTCTTCCAGGACATGAAAATTTCCCAGATGTAGGCGGTCGAATCGTCGGGTCATTCCTTGGCATTCAAGagaatttgacaatttga
- the LOC122599552 gene encoding ATPase GET3A-like — MAGGEIPEGTIENVLEQESLKWVFVGGKGGVGKTTCSSILSILLASVRSSVLIISTDPAHNLSDAFQQRFTKSPTLVNGFSNLYAMEVDPTVENEDNGRSDGMDGFLSDLANSIPGIDEAMSFAEMLKLVQTMDYSVIVFDTAPTGHTLRLLQFPSTLEKGLDKIMSLKSKFGGLIGQMTRMFGGEEFGEDAILGKLEGMKEVIEQVNRQFKDPDLTTFVCVCIPEFLSLYETERLVQELTKYEMDTHNIIINQVLFDEEGVESKLLKARMKMQQKYLDQFYMLYDDFNITKLPLLPQEVCGVEALKAFSQHFLKPYQPLLTRGTVEELELRVSRLQEQLKEAESELERARKGKKPINT; from the exons ATGGCAGGTGGGGAGATACCAGAAGGAACAATTGAGAATGTTTTGGAACAAGAATCTTTGAAGTGGGTATTTGTTGGTGGTAAAGGCGGTGTTGGCAAAACCACTTGTAGTTCAATCCTATCAATTTTGTTGGCTTCTGTTAGATCCTCTGTTCTTATCATCTCAACTGACCCTGCTCATAATCTTAGTGATGCTTTTCAACAAAGATTCACCAAGTCTCCTACTTTGGTTAATGGCTTTTCTAATTTGTATGCCATG GAGGTGGATCCTACTGTGGAGAATGAAGATAACGGTAGGTCAGATGGAATGGATGGTTTCCTATCAGATTTAGCAAATTCAATCCCTGGAATCGATGAGGCTATGAGTTTTGCTGAGATGCTAAA GTTGGTGCAAACCATGGATTACTCGGTGATTGTCTTTGATACGGCCCCCACCGGTCATACACTCCGGTTGTTGCAGTTTCCATCAACGTTAGAGAAAGGTCTCGACAAAATAATGAGCCTAAAGAGTAAATTTGGTGGCTTGATTGGTCAG ATGACCCGTATGTTCGGTGGAGAAGAGTTTGGCGAGGATGCAATCTTGGGAAAGCTCGAGGGTATGAAAGAAGTTATTGAACAAGTGAACAGACAGTTCAAAGATCCG GATTTGACAACTTTTGTATGCGTGTGCATCCCCGAATTCCTCTCGTTATACGAGACAGAGAGACTGGTGCAAGAACTCACTAAATATGAGATGGACACTCATAATATCATCATCAACCAAGTGCTTTTTGACGAAGAAG GTGTTGAATCGAAGTTGCTCAAAGCTCGGATGAAAATGCAACAAAAATACCTAGATCAATTCTACATGTTGTATGATGATTTTAATATCACAAAGTTGCCATTGCTGCCTCAAGAG GTTTGTGGGGTTGAAGCACTAAAAGCATTTTCGCAACATTTCTTGAAACCATATCAACCTTTGCTTACTCGAGGCACAGTAGAAGAGCTAGAGCTAAGAGTGTCCAGGCTCCAAGAACAACTTAAAGAAGCCGAGTCTGAACTAGAAAGAGCAAGGAAAGGGAAAAAACCGATTAACACTTGA
- the LOC122600583 gene encoding flap endonuclease GEN-like 1, whose protein sequence is MGVGGNFWELLKPYRRSEGFDYIRNKRVAIDLSYWIVQHETAIKAHTLNPHLRLTFFRTINLFSKFGAFPVFVTDGTPSPLKSQARIMRFFQASGIDVSSLPVSNGISVERNKKFSKCVQECEELLKLFGMPVLKASGEAEGLCAQLNREGRVDVCITSDSDAFLFGARCIIKRINPNSQEPFECYQMSDVEAGLGLKRKHLIAIALLVGNDHDLKGVQGIGLETALSFVKSFSEDEVLDRLCDLGSGSMLTTTDLGDFVHKSDENLIKTRVTHCSLCGHPGSKRSHFKGSCERCTSITNEGCIQKPIGFRCECSSCDQDKKEKEQKKKEVWNMKVCNKIVSEPNFPNNAIIQMYMSDNHTNFVDAEPFISWKSPNTEMLVDYVEFKLKWEPSFIRQKLFPLLSTIFLRSIARNQEVSLLYGQYEFDFIQRTKIRFGHTFYVVTWKKSTHTSNNNIYKTPSKEPGVQEDHDELVIISDDESDITNVRVDNGCLMTDENMDLVMAAYPEKVDQFVRLKESKEMKSRKKARANSASISDDQLSPTPRSVQLNITQFYRSSKGEPTECLKDDSSSTPKRIACNRKFSKSARRRLLLG, encoded by the exons ATGGGTGTCGGTGGGAATTTCTGGGAATTACTAAAACCATATAGAAGAAGTGAAGGATTTGATTACATAAGAAACAAAAGAGTGGCAATTGATTTATCATATTGGATTGTTCAACATGAAACCGCCATTAAAGCCCATACTTTAAACCCTCATCTCAGACTCACTTTTTTCCGTACTATTAATCTCTTTTCCAAG TTTGGTGCTTTTCCGGTGTTTGTTACGGATGGAACCCCATCACCCTTGAAGTCTCAAGCAAGGATAATGCGGTTTTTTCAAGCGTCTGGCATTGATGTGTCAAGCTTACCCGTGTCAAATGGTATTTCTGTTGAGAGAAATAAAAAGTTTTCCAAATGCGTTCAAGAATGTGAG GAATTGCTTAAACTATTTGGAATGCCTGTTTTGAAAGCAAGTGGAGAGGCAGAAGGACTTTGTGCACAGTTAAACAGGGAAGGTCGTGTAGATGTATGTATCACCTCTGATAGTGATGCGTTCCTCTTTGGTGCTCGATGTATAATTAAGCGCATCAATCCCAACTCCCAG GAACCATTCGAGTGCTATCAAATGTCAGATGTCGAAGCTGGATTAGGACTAAAAAGAAAACACTTGATAGCAATTGCTCTTTTGGTAGGAAATGACCATGATCTAAAAGGTGTCCAAGGAATTGGGCTTGAGACAGCACTCTCTTTCGTGAAATCTTTTAGTGAAGATGAGGTTTTAGATAG GTTATGTGATTTAGGAAGCGGAAGCATGCTTACTACAACTGACCTGGGTGATTTCGTTCATAAATCAGATGAGAACTTAATCAAAACGAGGGTTACTCATTGTTCATTATGTGGGCATCCAGGAAGCAAGAGATCTCATTTCAAAGGTTCTTGTGAACGTTGCACTTCAATTACGAATGAAGGTTGCATACAAAAACCGATTGGATTTAGATGTGAATGCTCATCATGTGATCAG gataagaaagaaaaagaacaaaagaagaaagaagtttGGAATATGAAAGTCTGCAATAAAATTGTCTCAGAGCCAAACTTTCCAAACAATGCAATCATTCAGATGTATATGAGCGACAACCACACGAATTTCGTAG ATGCCGAACCATTTATATCGTGGAAAAGTCCAAACACGGAAATGCTGGTCGATTATGTAGAGTTTAAGTTAAAGTGGGAACCTTCCTTTATTAGGCAAAAACTTTTCCCGCTGTTGTCCACCATTTTCTTAAGAAGTATAGCCAGGAATCAAGAAGTTTCTTTGTTGTATGGGCAATACGAGTTTGACTTTATTCAAAGAACTAAGATAAGATTTGGTCACACATTTTATGTGGTTACATGGAAAAAGTCAACACATACTAGCAACAATAATATCTACAAAACGCCTTCTAAAGAGCCTGGAGTTCAAGAAGATCACGACGAATTGGTTATTATCTCTGATGATGAAtctgatatcacaaatgttcgTGTTGATAATGGGTGTTTGATGACCGACGAAAATATGGATCTTGTCATGGCTGCTTACCCAGAAAAGGTTGATCAATTTGTGCGACTAAAG GAGTCTAAAGAAATGAAATCAAGGAAAAAGGCTAGAGCAAACTCTGCATCAATTTCAGATGATCAATTGTCGCCAACACCAAGAAGTGTTCAACTCAATATTACACAGTTTTATCGTTCATCTAAAGGGGAGCCTACTGAATGCTTAAAAGACGACTCTTCTTCTACACCAAAAAGGATCGCATGTAACAGGAAGTTTTCAAAGTCTGCCAGGCGTCGCCTACTACTCGGATAG